A genomic window from Bacillus sp. Marseille-P3661 includes:
- a CDS encoding PP2C family protein-serine/threonine phosphatase translates to MYANRWKHEYKQYLMQYINSRDKSILYKGQKLSRHLIETKVSPEEVIKVHISSLKDLQEVAPYVQDSFDFLLKVMTGYGEAYRELLNLRYQQSELQSEIQVAANMQQTLLRSEWPTVESLDIGAISRPARQMNGDYYHFVQDENGSVSVAVADVIGKGIPAALCMSMIKYSMDSLPETRMTPRYVLENLNRIVEQNVDSSMFITMFYGIYDSAAHKFRYSSAGHEPGFYYHAESDQFEELKTKGLVLGVSKTLYEEYERNVLPGDMIVLLTDGLTECRIGNRFITREEVAGLIKKYIHLPSQDIVNNIYSELHDSGSYKLTDDFTLIILRRRV, encoded by the coding sequence GTGTACGCCAATCGTTGGAAACATGAATATAAACAATATTTAATGCAATATATTAACAGTCGAGATAAAAGCATTTTATACAAAGGACAAAAATTAAGCCGCCATTTAATTGAAACCAAGGTGTCACCAGAAGAAGTGATAAAAGTGCATATTTCCTCTTTAAAGGATCTACAAGAAGTAGCACCCTATGTTCAAGACTCCTTTGATTTTTTACTTAAAGTAATGACGGGTTATGGAGAAGCGTATCGTGAGTTACTTAATCTTCGGTACCAACAATCAGAGCTGCAATCAGAAATACAAGTTGCTGCAAATATGCAACAAACTTTATTGAGGTCAGAATGGCCGACGGTTGAGTCCTTAGACATCGGTGCGATTAGTAGACCGGCAAGGCAGATGAATGGTGACTATTATCATTTTGTCCAGGATGAGAATGGTAGTGTCAGTGTTGCAGTTGCCGATGTCATCGGAAAAGGAATTCCTGCAGCGCTTTGTATGTCGATGATTAAGTATTCAATGGATAGTTTGCCTGAAACGAGGATGACACCAAGGTATGTACTTGAAAACTTAAACCGAATTGTAGAGCAGAATGTTGATAGCAGTATGTTTATCACAATGTTCTATGGAATCTATGATTCAGCAGCACATAAGTTCAGATATTCTTCTGCCGGACATGAACCGGGATTTTATTATCATGCTGAATCAGATCAGTTTGAAGAGTTAAAAACAAAGGGACTTGTGCTTGGTGTTTCTAAAACTTTATATGAGGAATATGAAAGAAACGTTTTACCAGGTGACATGATCGTTTTATTAACGGATGGCTTAACAGAATGCAGAATTGGAAATCGATTTATTACAAGAGAAGAGGTTGCAGGCTTAATAAAAAAATATATTCACCTCCCATCTCAAGATATTGTAAATAATATCTATAGTGAATTACATGATTCGGGTTCTTACAAGCTTACGGATGATTTCACACTAATTATTTTAAGAAGAAGGGTTTAG
- a CDS encoding anti-sigma factor antagonist: protein MNLKIDNKKIGNDQVLSIVGEVDAYTAPKLREVLIPLTEQEEMNVVVHLSGVRYMDSTGLGVFIGALKSCRRHGCSLKLVGLTERVERLFQITGLSEIIDIETADIRGEM from the coding sequence ATGAACTTAAAAATTGATAATAAAAAAATTGGGAATGATCAAGTTCTGAGTATAGTAGGAGAAGTTGATGCATATACAGCTCCTAAACTTCGTGAAGTATTAATACCATTAACAGAGCAGGAAGAAATGAATGTAGTTGTTCATTTATCTGGTGTTCGCTATATGGATAGTACTGGACTTGGAGTTTTTATCGGTGCGTTGAAGTCGTGCCGGAGACATGGATGTTCATTAAAATTAGTCGGATTAACGGAACGAGTGGAGCGGCTATTTCAAATCACAGGCTTATCAGAAATAATTGATATAGAGACGGCAGACATAAGAGGTGAAATGTAA
- a CDS encoding type II toxin-antitoxin system PemK/MazF family toxin, translating to MIVKRGDVYFADLSPVVGSEQGGVRPVLVIQNDIGNRFSPTVIVAAITAQIQKAKLPTHVEINAEKYGFERDSVILLEQIRTIDKQRLTDKITHLDEGMMSKVDDALQISIGLIDF from the coding sequence TTGATTGTTAAACGTGGCGACGTTTATTTTGCTGACCTTTCCCCTGTTGTCGGCTCGGAACAAGGAGGCGTTCGCCCTGTACTGGTCATCCAAAATGATATCGGGAATCGATTTAGTCCCACAGTTATTGTTGCAGCTATCACAGCCCAAATTCAAAAAGCGAAGCTACCTACGCATGTGGAAATTAACGCGGAAAAATATGGATTTGAACGTGACTCTGTTATTTTACTAGAGCAAATTCGTACAATTGACAAACAACGACTTACGGATAAAATCACGCATCTAGATGAGGGCATGATGAGTAAAGTTGATGACGCACTCCAAATTAGCATTGGTCTTATTGATTTTTAA
- a CDS encoding CopG family ribbon-helix-helix protein: MAEVLFVSESTQEILVRLPQALINEVDGFLKQEDSNRNEFIYQATKMYLRERRKRQIRETMRRGYMEMAKINLNIASEAFLAEEEAENTLERLVSGV, from the coding sequence ATGGCGGAGGTGTTATTTGTGTCTGAAAGTACACAAGAAATCTTGGTTCGATTACCCCAAGCTCTTATTAACGAAGTTGATGGTTTTCTAAAGCAGGAGGACAGTAATCGTAATGAATTTATTTATCAAGCAACGAAAATGTACCTCAGAGAACGTAGAAAACGACAAATTCGCGAAACGATGAGACGCGGATATATGGAAATGGCTAAAATCAATCTAAACATCGCATCAGAAGCGTTTCTTGCTGAGGAGGAAGCGGAAAATACCTTAGAACGCTTAGTTAGCGGGGTGTAA
- the rsbW gene encoding anti-sigma B factor RsbW: MKKSFDFIEMKIPAKSEYVGVIRLTVSGIASRMGFTYDEIEDIKVAISEATTNAIQHAYHESEEGEVVLGFVVHHARLEIIVADNGKSFNLNDISHNNGPYDRATPIENMREGGLGLYLIETLMDDVSFNNQAGGVVLVMTKHLSRDEVDPGDDTVSSSQS; encoded by the coding sequence ATGAAGAAGTCGTTCGACTTCATAGAAATGAAAATTCCTGCAAAATCGGAGTATGTAGGGGTAATCAGGCTGACGGTATCAGGTATCGCAAGCCGCATGGGGTTTACTTACGATGAAATTGAGGACATAAAGGTAGCGATCTCGGAAGCGACTACGAATGCTATACAACATGCTTATCATGAGAGCGAAGAAGGAGAGGTGGTATTAGGATTTGTAGTTCATCATGCTAGGTTAGAGATAATAGTGGCAGATAACGGTAAAAGCTTTAATTTAAACGACATCTCACATAACAATGGACCGTACGATCGCGCGACACCAATTGAAAATATGCGTGAGGGCGGTTTGGGTTTATATCTCATTGAGACTCTAATGGATGATGTTTCATTTAATAATCAAGCTGGCGGCGTTGTCTTAGTCATGACAAAGCACCTTAGTAGAGATGAGGTGGACCCTGGTGACGACACAGTCTCATCCTCCCAATCATAA